One Candidatus Hydrogenedentota bacterium genomic region harbors:
- the murD gene encoding UDP-N-acetylmuramoyl-L-alanine--D-glutamate ligase, giving the protein MDVRGEKVTIAGMGRTALALARLLLREGAEPFVSEIKGKEEREALTAGLDDLGISWECGGHSLRALKNAALVIPSPGVPPSAELVRDARSRGIPVMGEMEFAHRFAGSKILAISGTNGKTTTTELARALVDACGHTVLLAGNNDMPLSAAVMAEPAPEYIVLEVSSYQLELADTFRPWLAALLNITPDHLAWHGGMGGYIAAKRRLFMRQGAGDAAVLNDDDPLVASMDVPPEAGVWRFSLDKQQDRGLWLRGDGGICQGREPIAQAADTPLRGRHNLQNVLAALCMMRAGAFDWNGVLEGLRGFQGVEHRIEFVAERDGVSFYNDSKSTNIDSLKVALESFEQPVVLIAGGRGKGADYRVLRDLVGRHVRSLITLGEDAPLLEEAFGDIVATCRAADMADAVARARQASFAGDVVLLSPACASFDMFDNFEHRGSVFKACVREQVKG; this is encoded by the coding sequence GTGGACGTTCGCGGGGAAAAAGTGACCATTGCGGGGATGGGCCGGACGGCGCTTGCCCTGGCCCGTCTGCTGCTTCGCGAGGGGGCGGAACCCTTTGTCTCGGAGATTAAGGGCAAGGAGGAGCGGGAAGCCTTGACGGCGGGCCTTGACGACCTTGGCATTTCGTGGGAATGCGGGGGGCACAGCCTCCGCGCCCTCAAGAACGCGGCCCTCGTGATTCCAAGTCCCGGCGTTCCCCCATCGGCGGAGCTCGTGCGGGATGCGCGCTCGCGCGGGATTCCCGTGATGGGTGAAATGGAGTTTGCGCACCGGTTCGCCGGCTCGAAAATTCTGGCCATTTCGGGAACCAACGGCAAGACGACAACGACGGAGCTGGCACGGGCGCTGGTGGATGCTTGTGGCCACACCGTTCTGCTTGCAGGAAACAATGACATGCCGCTTTCGGCGGCGGTCATGGCGGAGCCCGCTCCCGAATACATTGTCCTCGAGGTGAGCAGTTACCAGCTTGAACTTGCGGACACCTTCCGCCCCTGGCTCGCCGCGTTGCTGAACATTACCCCTGATCACTTGGCGTGGCATGGCGGCATGGGCGGTTACATTGCGGCGAAGCGGCGCCTGTTCATGCGTCAAGGGGCGGGGGACGCGGCCGTGCTCAACGACGATGACCCGCTTGTCGCATCGATGGATGTGCCTCCGGAAGCTGGCGTGTGGCGGTTCAGTCTCGATAAACAGCAGGATCGGGGGCTGTGGCTTCGGGGGGATGGGGGAATCTGCCAGGGGCGCGAGCCCATTGCCCAGGCGGCCGATACTCCTCTGCGCGGGAGGCACAATCTGCAGAATGTCCTGGCCGCGTTATGCATGATGCGCGCGGGAGCGTTCGACTGGAACGGGGTACTGGAAGGCCTGCGCGGATTCCAGGGGGTAGAACACCGGATCGAGTTTGTGGCCGAACGCGATGGCGTGTCCTTCTATAACGATTCGAAATCCACGAACATAGACAGCTTGAAAGTGGCTCTCGAGAGTTTTGAACAACCCGTGGTGTTGATCGCGGGAGGACGGGGCAAGGGCGCCGATTACAGAGTGCTGCGGGACCTGGTGGGGCGGCATGTCAGGAGTCTGATTACGCTGGGGGAGGATGCCCCCCTGCTTGAAGAAGCATTTGGCGATATTGTGGCAACGTGCCGCGCGGCGGACATGGCGGACGCTGTTGCGCGAGCCCGGCAGGCGTCATTCGCGGGCGATGTGGTGCTGTTGTCGCCCGCTTGCGCCAGTTTTGATATGTTTGACAATTTTGAACACAGAGGGAGTGTTTTCAAGGCGTGTGTTCGGGAACAGGTGAAAGGGTAG
- a CDS encoding histidine phosphatase family protein — MRIYFVRHGQSEGDMGGDYSPSDPPLTELGHAQSARAGLALSGQAVTALYTSPMMRAMQTAKALHEVLGLPMQVRVELAETYRPAWPAPPGSDEPIPKRGLTIAEARTMFSAAKYPEDVGLDEAWWEAHVRERREGAYARAATALKALRQQHADDARIVVVTHGGFGSVLLSVALECPPTDQNRFSQYNCAVSLLETMKEGARLHYQNRVDHIPEGLRTDPT; from the coding sequence ATGCGGATATACTTCGTAAGACATGGGCAATCCGAGGGCGATATGGGCGGCGATTATTCACCCTCCGATCCCCCCTTGACTGAGTTAGGGCATGCCCAATCGGCGCGGGCCGGTCTCGCCCTTTCCGGACAGGCCGTTACCGCCTTGTATACCTCTCCCATGATGCGTGCCATGCAGACGGCGAAAGCTCTCCACGAGGTCCTGGGATTGCCTATGCAGGTTCGCGTCGAACTGGCGGAAACCTACCGGCCCGCGTGGCCCGCGCCGCCGGGCAGCGACGAACCTATTCCGAAACGGGGGCTCACCATTGCCGAGGCACGGACTATGTTCAGTGCCGCCAAGTATCCAGAGGACGTGGGATTGGATGAGGCGTGGTGGGAGGCTCATGTTCGCGAGAGGCGCGAAGGCGCGTATGCACGCGCGGCAACCGCGTTGAAGGCCCTGCGCCAGCAGCACGCGGATGACGCTCGAATCGTGGTTGTTACGCACGGTGGTTTTGGCAGCGTGCTGCTGAGCGTGGCCCTGGAATGCCCGCCGACCGATCAGAATCGATTCAGCCAATACAATTGCGCGGTCAGCCTGCTCGAGACCATGAAGGAGGGGGCGCGTCTCCATTACCAGAACCGGGTTGACCATATTCCGGAGGGCCTGCGCACGGATCCCACGTGA
- the ftsW gene encoding putative lipid II flippase FtsW, whose product MKRETLLLLIAVMMLSAVGLVLVFSASPAYTSVTDKDDPRDMFHFFSRQVVYLTLGFVGMLALSRFDYHRWNSRWAYRTLLVLTLALLVLVLVIGAEINNARRWLSLPIVGTVQPSEFAKFAIVILLAVKLSENQHDLKSLKRGFLPPVLLIMLFSGLIVLEHELSTPAVIACVGMLMVGIAGARWWHLGLSLFGGGAGFVILCLVSPERIRRLLAFLDPWEHRFEDGMQLVQSLAGFARGEIWGTGVGAGEQKLFYLHAANNDFIFSVWGEEMGLVGTLALVALFVFFLVIGTRVALCAPDLLGALLAFGVVIMIAMQGAINMGVTTGLLPTTGLPLPFISAGGSALIMNLAMVGVLLNVAQQASEPEAKGRLAAAAA is encoded by the coding sequence ATGAAACGCGAAACGCTGCTCTTGCTCATTGCGGTCATGATGCTGAGCGCCGTGGGGCTTGTGCTGGTATTCAGCGCGAGTCCTGCGTACACGAGCGTTACCGACAAAGACGATCCGCGCGACATGTTTCATTTCTTTTCCCGCCAGGTAGTGTATCTTACGCTTGGATTTGTCGGGATGCTCGCGCTTTCGCGGTTCGACTACCATCGATGGAACAGCCGATGGGCCTATAGAACGTTGCTTGTCTTGACCTTGGCGCTTCTCGTGTTGGTATTGGTCATAGGCGCGGAAATCAACAACGCCCGGCGCTGGCTCAGCCTGCCCATAGTAGGTACGGTTCAGCCCTCGGAATTTGCCAAATTCGCGATTGTCATTCTCCTTGCGGTCAAACTCTCTGAGAACCAGCATGATCTCAAAAGTCTCAAACGCGGGTTTCTGCCGCCCGTGTTGCTCATCATGCTTTTTTCGGGCTTGATAGTGCTTGAACACGAGCTCAGCACGCCGGCGGTCATTGCCTGCGTGGGGATGCTGATGGTGGGCATTGCGGGGGCTCGATGGTGGCACCTCGGCCTCAGCCTGTTTGGCGGCGGAGCGGGTTTCGTGATTCTCTGTCTGGTGTCGCCGGAACGCATCAGACGGCTCCTGGCGTTTCTGGATCCGTGGGAACACCGGTTCGAAGACGGCATGCAGCTCGTGCAGTCTCTAGCCGGCTTTGCCCGCGGCGAGATTTGGGGCACAGGCGTGGGCGCCGGAGAGCAGAAACTGTTCTACCTTCACGCGGCGAACAATGACTTCATCTTCTCGGTGTGGGGGGAAGAGATGGGGCTTGTGGGCACACTTGCCTTGGTCGCGCTTTTCGTGTTTTTCCTGGTAATCGGCACGCGCGTGGCGTTATGCGCTCCCGACCTTCTGGGCGCCCTGTTGGCGTTCGGCGTGGTAATCATGATCGCTATGCAGGGAGCCATCAATATGGGGGTGACCACGGGGCTCCTGCCCACTACAGGTCTTCCGTTGCCGTTTATCAGCGCGGGCGGCAGCGCGCTGATTATGAATCTTGCCATGGTAGGGGTATTGTTAAATGTGGCACAGCAAGCTTCGGAACCGGAGGCTAAGGGCCGTTTGGCCGCTGCGGCGGCCTGA
- the murG gene encoding undecaprenyldiphospho-muramoylpentapeptide beta-N-acetylglucosaminyltransferase: MRIMITGGGTGGHTSPAVAVIEELQKRDPMLAVLWVGRNHGLERRICERNNIAYRGVPVAGWPRRRTLRRLWVAVKLTYSAARCWLYIRTFQPQVVFGVGGYVSLPCGLAAQRRGVPTVIHEQNRLLGMANRMLASKASRVLLSFEDTVGDYPRDRAVIVGNPVREGFLHPPGRDAACAALNLDPLIPVVLVCGGSQGAQSLNEALTGALPHFSPGEIQVLWMAGQGGIAEARGVAGEQKLRIDTFAFIDDMVTACAAADLIVSRSGASTTAELACLGKPSILVPFPHATDNHQEQNARAFEDAGAATVILDNELTGERLADAIKALLADPGGLMRMGNAARSLARPGAAEAIVDEIFGLVFERPQDLSSD, translated from the coding sequence ATGCGAATCATGATTACAGGGGGCGGAACGGGCGGACACACGTCGCCGGCCGTTGCGGTGATTGAAGAGCTGCAGAAGCGCGATCCGATGCTGGCCGTACTGTGGGTGGGACGAAACCATGGTCTCGAACGGCGGATCTGTGAGCGGAACAATATCGCCTATCGCGGAGTGCCGGTCGCGGGATGGCCCAGAAGACGGACGTTACGCCGTTTGTGGGTCGCGGTGAAACTGACGTACAGCGCCGCGCGCTGCTGGCTCTATATCCGGACCTTTCAGCCCCAGGTGGTGTTTGGGGTGGGGGGCTATGTATCGCTGCCTTGCGGTTTGGCGGCGCAACGGCGCGGGGTTCCCACGGTCATACACGAGCAAAACCGTCTACTTGGGATGGCAAACCGGATGCTGGCCTCGAAAGCGTCCCGGGTTCTTTTGAGTTTCGAGGACACCGTGGGGGACTACCCTCGAGATCGCGCGGTTATTGTTGGAAACCCGGTGCGCGAAGGGTTTTTGCATCCTCCCGGCCGCGATGCGGCCTGCGCTGCTCTGAACCTCGACCCATTGATTCCCGTGGTGCTGGTGTGCGGGGGGAGCCAAGGCGCCCAGTCGCTGAACGAGGCGCTTACCGGCGCTTTGCCGCATTTCTCGCCTGGAGAAATCCAGGTGCTCTGGATGGCGGGCCAGGGAGGGATTGCGGAGGCTCGCGGCGTGGCCGGGGAGCAGAAACTTCGAATCGACACGTTCGCGTTCATAGATGATATGGTGACGGCATGCGCGGCAGCAGACCTTATCGTGAGCCGGTCCGGGGCCTCCACGACCGCGGAACTGGCTTGTCTCGGCAAGCCCTCGATTCTGGTGCCGTTCCCTCACGCGACTGATAACCACCAGGAGCAAAACGCCCGCGCCTTCGAGGATGCAGGCGCCGCCACGGTCATTCTTGACAACGAGTTGACAGGTGAGCGGCTGGCGGACGCCATCAAGGCGCTCCTGGCTGATCCCGGTGGTCTTATGCGCATGGGAAACGCCGCACGGTCCCTTGCGCGGCCCGGCGCCGCCGAAGCAATTGTCGACGAGATCTTTGGGCTTGTTTTCGAACGGCCGCAGGACCTGTCAAGCGATTAG
- the murF gene encoding UDP-N-acetylmuramoyl-tripeptide--D-alanyl-D-alanine ligase — protein sequence MPWTYSLANLASAIGAASPRVEGGFSSISTDTRTLKPGDVFFALAGARFDANEFLDQAFDKGACAAVALRTHEKGPCLVVDDTLRALQRFAQWHRQHFTLPLIAITGSCGKTTAKDLAAGVLGSRYRVVKTQGNLNNDIGVPLSLAQIDSGTECGVIEMGANHPGEIAALCAMAQPTEAAITMIAPAHLEGFGAIEQVAAAKAEILSGLGRKGIFYVNNDDPRCVRIAETFDGEVVRFGLSGDVRLRGREILPSGETRLAIDPVGRITLPLPCPAHAVNVLLAVAVGMRHGVEEFEGALRQALETTARFRVVRIGPWEVLDDTYNANPASMKAALEALEARTIAGFRVAALGDMLELGAASRELHRELGRQAAGYGVSHVFAYGTFAGEVVAGALEGGCPHAEAADAPESIAGAIRALEPEGGALLAKGSRGMRMERVIKALQALHG from the coding sequence ATGCCGTGGACATACTCGCTGGCGAATCTTGCGTCGGCGATCGGGGCCGCTTCTCCGCGCGTAGAAGGCGGTTTTTCATCCATTTCGACCGATACCCGGACGCTCAAACCCGGCGATGTCTTTTTTGCTCTTGCCGGCGCACGTTTCGACGCCAACGAGTTCCTTGACCAGGCATTTGACAAGGGAGCATGTGCGGCGGTTGCCCTGCGCACACACGAAAAGGGCCCGTGTCTGGTTGTGGACGACACCCTGCGCGCCCTTCAACGGTTCGCGCAGTGGCACCGGCAGCATTTCACCCTGCCGCTGATTGCCATTACCGGGTCCTGCGGGAAGACGACCGCGAAAGATCTGGCGGCGGGGGTTCTGGGCTCGCGCTACAGAGTGGTCAAGACCCAGGGCAATCTGAACAATGACATCGGCGTGCCTCTTTCACTGGCGCAGATTGACAGCGGGACCGAGTGCGGGGTGATCGAGATGGGCGCCAATCATCCCGGCGAGATCGCGGCGTTGTGCGCCATGGCGCAACCCACGGAGGCGGCGATCACCATGATTGCGCCGGCCCACCTCGAAGGGTTTGGCGCCATCGAGCAGGTGGCTGCGGCGAAAGCGGAAATTCTCAGCGGTCTCGGACGCAAGGGAATCTTCTATGTCAACAACGACGATCCCCGTTGTGTCCGTATTGCGGAAACATTTGACGGGGAAGTCGTTCGATTCGGCCTCTCGGGAGATGTTAGACTACGTGGGAGAGAAATCCTGCCATCGGGAGAGACCCGCCTGGCAATCGATCCTGTGGGCCGCATCACGCTTCCTCTCCCATGTCCTGCCCATGCGGTGAACGTGTTGCTTGCCGTGGCGGTGGGCATGCGCCATGGCGTCGAGGAATTTGAAGGCGCGCTCCGGCAGGCCCTCGAGACGACAGCCCGGTTTCGCGTGGTTCGGATTGGCCCCTGGGAGGTCCTGGACGACACCTACAATGCGAATCCCGCCAGTATGAAGGCGGCGCTCGAAGCGCTGGAGGCCCGCACAATAGCCGGTTTTCGGGTTGCGGCGCTGGGGGACATGCTCGAGCTGGGGGCGGCGTCCCGGGAACTTCATCGTGAGCTTGGACGGCAGGCCGCCGGATATGGCGTGAGCCACGTGTTTGCGTACGGGACCTTTGCGGGGGAGGTTGTCGCGGGGGCGCTTGAAGGCGGGTGCCCGCATGCGGAGGCCGCCGATGCGCCCGAGTCGATTGCAGGAGCCATCCGCGCTCTCGAGCCGGAAGGGGGCGCTCTGTTGGCGAAGGGCTCGCGCGGGATGCGTATGGAGCGAGTAATCAAGGCTTTGCAGGCGTTGCACGGATAG
- a CDS encoding alpha-L-arabinofuranosidase C-terminal domain-containing protein, whose amino-acid sequence MRHIVKLDVSESYAAISPLIYGLTLEHAGSCVYGGIWAEMLEDRKFFYSPNDAESPWTVPSGSVEMLASMAYAGERSPTVWLPGRIAQAGLCLEAGREYVVRLVVAGASLRGSVEVALCWGNASEQRVTAALGHVGENYAPVTVTLTPLGASDNGRLELAGHGKGAMRIGAVSLMPANNVHGMRRDTLEVLRRLNASLYEWPGGVFAGVYDWRDGVGQRDRRPPCLIPASNRVESNDFGFGEFMRFCAEMGAEPFVVVNSSEGKVHLAVDEVRYANGPGNAGPSRLRADAGRKEPYGVTLWGMGKQQHRTLNLASPQLEELTKRHNVLADSLRAASGNIKLVCVGGSKEHWRGAILAGCALSVDMLGDRCRNEGGETLGDLIEHMTEDIRECALAFRDLIQTVPEIAGRDIRLAIDQWSYAFEREPSADKTPVSLTWAHGLAIAAGLHQLIRDSDVIDLAAYAPASDALGAVWASGDGVCMTAAGHVLSLYRNHFGTNAVPVKGDTAPLDVVAAWTEDRSSLTLGVINPLEEDALIELVMKDARGVRPETCWVVAAPGAGAVNVPGKEEKIVLEERTVSFNEGVLTSPPLSASIFRLRVE is encoded by the coding sequence GTGCGGCACATTGTGAAGCTCGACGTCTCGGAGTCGTATGCCGCCATTTCGCCGCTTATCTATGGACTCACTCTCGAGCATGCGGGCTCGTGCGTTTACGGCGGCATCTGGGCGGAGATGCTCGAAGACCGCAAGTTCTTTTATTCGCCCAACGACGCGGAGTCTCCATGGACGGTTCCAAGCGGGAGCGTCGAGATGCTCGCGTCGATGGCCTATGCCGGAGAGCGGTCGCCCACGGTATGGCTCCCGGGGCGCATTGCCCAGGCGGGATTGTGCCTCGAGGCCGGGCGTGAGTACGTTGTTCGGCTGGTCGTGGCCGGTGCATCGTTGCGGGGCAGCGTCGAGGTTGCGCTGTGTTGGGGTAATGCCTCGGAACAGCGTGTTACGGCTGCCCTCGGGCACGTAGGAGAGAACTACGCGCCCGTGACCGTCACCCTTACCCCTTTGGGCGCCTCTGATAATGGCCGTCTCGAGCTTGCGGGCCACGGGAAAGGGGCGATGCGTATCGGCGCGGTTTCTCTCATGCCTGCCAATAATGTGCACGGCATGCGCCGCGATACCCTCGAAGTTCTCAGGCGTTTGAACGCTTCCCTGTATGAGTGGCCCGGAGGCGTCTTTGCCGGCGTTTACGACTGGCGCGACGGCGTGGGCCAGCGCGACCGGCGCCCTCCATGTCTTATTCCGGCGAGTAACAGGGTCGAATCCAACGATTTTGGGTTCGGTGAGTTCATGAGATTCTGCGCTGAGATGGGTGCGGAACCGTTCGTAGTGGTCAACAGCTCTGAGGGAAAGGTTCATCTCGCGGTCGATGAGGTACGTTATGCGAACGGCCCCGGCAACGCCGGGCCCTCCAGACTCCGTGCGGACGCGGGCCGCAAAGAGCCGTACGGGGTCACGTTGTGGGGCATGGGCAAGCAACAGCATCGGACCCTGAATCTGGCCAGCCCCCAATTGGAGGAGCTGACCAAGAGGCACAACGTTCTGGCGGATTCCCTGCGCGCCGCGAGCGGCAATATCAAGCTGGTATGCGTGGGCGGGTCAAAGGAGCACTGGCGCGGGGCAATCCTTGCGGGCTGCGCCTTGAGCGTAGATATGCTCGGCGACCGATGCCGCAACGAGGGGGGGGAAACACTTGGAGACCTCATTGAGCACATGACCGAGGACATACGAGAGTGCGCACTGGCCTTCCGTGACCTCATACAGACGGTCCCGGAGATAGCGGGCCGCGACATCCGCCTGGCCATCGACCAGTGGAGTTATGCGTTCGAGCGCGAACCCTCGGCGGATAAGACCCCGGTGTCTTTGACGTGGGCGCACGGGCTGGCAATCGCGGCAGGGCTTCACCAGCTCATTCGTGACAGCGACGTGATCGATTTGGCTGCCTACGCTCCCGCCTCGGACGCCCTGGGCGCGGTCTGGGCTTCCGGGGACGGGGTTTGCATGACCGCTGCCGGCCACGTGCTTTCACTCTACCGCAACCACTTTGGGACAAACGCGGTGCCCGTGAAAGGCGACACCGCGCCTCTGGATGTTGTGGCCGCATGGACCGAAGACCGTTCCTCACTGACCCTCGGCGTGATCAATCCCCTCGAAGAAGATGCCCTGATCGAGCTGGTCATGAAAGACGCCAGGGGCGTGCGCCCCGAAACATGTTGGGTTGTTGCCGCACCCGGTGCGGGCGCCGTGAACGTCCCCGGGAAGGAAGAAAAGATCGTACTCGAAGAGCGAACCGTGAGCTTTAACGAAGGCGTGTTGACCAGCCCGCCTCTTAGCGCGAGCATTTTCCGGTTGCGCGTGGAGTAA
- the mraY gene encoding phospho-N-acetylmuramoyl-pentapeptide-transferase, with translation MFYYLAESLVEHVRAFNVLTYITVRAGGAAITAFLVTLLIGPALIRRLRQLKIGQFIREDHVKDLHALHKSKAGTPTMGGTLIVASTMASLALWGRFTNRLLVLATIVLCVLSALGFLDDYIKIRRKHNLGLTAKAKFVGQILVGLLVGFYLLRNPITTSATHLSDRDIINWRELMSGLAQQGLAGGSSSGERIWQLLPAGLRERAERNPWDFAWSDGAREELRQALNTILAMPDLYDPSTMGPLPLTPEAHELLEAKRVKGALSEPEVLRLNRLVLEATFPNCLLSTQPDLQTKVEVPGFRWLLIPLGAAYVLFVVVILVSSSNAVNLTDGLDGLAAGASIMSLLAYTAIAYVVSRSDWSHYLFLIYVPEAAELTVFGAALLGAGLGFLWFNCHPAEVFMGDTGSLALGGAIGTMAVLTKQELLLIAVGGLFVLEALSVVIQVASFKLRGKRVFRMAPIHHHFELAGWSETKVTVRFWIIALIFALMSLGALKLR, from the coding sequence ATGTTTTATTATCTGGCAGAGAGTCTGGTTGAGCACGTGCGCGCGTTCAACGTTCTCACGTACATCACGGTGCGCGCAGGCGGCGCGGCCATTACCGCGTTCCTGGTCACGCTGCTGATTGGTCCCGCCCTGATTCGCCGGTTGCGTCAACTGAAGATTGGCCAGTTTATCCGGGAAGACCACGTCAAGGACCTTCATGCGCTGCACAAATCCAAGGCAGGCACTCCGACCATGGGGGGGACGCTTATCGTAGCGTCGACCATGGCATCGCTGGCGCTATGGGGGCGCTTCACCAACCGGTTGCTTGTGCTCGCCACGATTGTGCTGTGCGTTCTGAGCGCGCTCGGATTCCTGGACGATTACATCAAGATCCGCCGCAAGCACAACCTCGGCTTGACCGCCAAGGCCAAGTTTGTGGGACAGATCCTCGTGGGGTTGCTGGTAGGCTTCTATTTGCTCCGCAACCCGATTACAACGAGCGCAACGCACTTATCCGACCGGGATATTATCAACTGGCGCGAACTAATGAGTGGACTGGCTCAGCAGGGTCTTGCCGGCGGTTCCTCTTCCGGGGAGCGGATTTGGCAACTGCTGCCCGCCGGTTTGCGCGAGCGTGCGGAGCGGAATCCCTGGGATTTCGCATGGAGCGATGGGGCCCGCGAGGAGCTCCGGCAAGCACTCAACACGATTCTTGCCATGCCTGACCTCTACGACCCATCAACTATGGGGCCGCTGCCGCTCACTCCTGAAGCGCATGAATTGCTCGAGGCCAAACGTGTCAAGGGCGCACTCAGCGAGCCGGAAGTGCTCCGTCTGAACCGTCTGGTCCTTGAAGCCACGTTCCCCAACTGCCTTCTGTCCACCCAGCCGGATTTGCAGACCAAGGTGGAGGTGCCCGGTTTTCGGTGGCTGCTGATTCCTCTTGGGGCGGCATATGTCTTGTTCGTTGTGGTAATCCTGGTTTCATCCTCGAATGCCGTGAACTTGACGGACGGCCTCGACGGGCTTGCCGCGGGGGCGTCCATCATGTCTTTACTGGCGTACACGGCGATTGCGTATGTCGTGAGCCGCTCGGACTGGTCTCATTACCTTTTCCTGATCTATGTGCCTGAGGCGGCCGAATTGACGGTGTTCGGGGCCGCGCTGCTGGGGGCGGGGCTGGGATTCCTGTGGTTCAATTGCCACCCAGCGGAGGTATTCATGGGGGACACGGGCAGCCTTGCCCTGGGTGGGGCGATAGGTACGATGGCTGTCTTGACGAAGCAGGAACTGCTTCTGATAGCGGTGGGCGGCCTTTTCGTGCTCGAGGCGCTGAGCGTGGTGATTCAGGTGGCCTCGTTCAAGCTGCGAGGCAAACGCGTGTTTCGGATGGCCCCCATACATCACCACTTTGAACTGGCTGGCTGGTCCGAGACCAAAGTCACTGTTCGTTTTTGGATCATAGCTCTCATTTTTGCGCTGATGAGTCTGGGCGCATTGAAATTGCGGTGA
- a CDS encoding UDP-N-acetylmuramoyl-L-alanyl-D-glutamate--2,6-diaminopimelate ligase, whose protein sequence is MRLRELSQWLDADRNLDADVEVVSAVEDSRRVAPGAVFVAVQGEHSDGHLHAAEAVVRGAVAVIGDRAGVEELAGLPYFCVPNPRRTLGVLAHLLAGDPSKSMTVIGITGTNGKSSTALLTQHVLNACGRSAACFGTLGYSIGGRTLPAKHTTPFGDELADMFRRARQAQHTHVVMEVSSHSLAQERVAGIDFDVAAFTNLTQDHLDFHRDMEAYGAAKRLLFEQIEGPGRFTVVNLEDPAAESFIHASKAPCFTYGKGGDVRAVGVRAAGPGTVFRLDSPWGQAEVSVGLVGKHNVLNVLCTIALCGGLELPIPEVVNGLASAPRIPGRFERVVAGQAFEVIVDYAHTEDGLRNVLEAARAICRGRLIVVFGCGGDRDRGKRPKMGAAAGELSNYSIITSDNPRTEDPEKILLDIEVGIRRAGKNKPDDYRIVLDRAEAIREGIALARAGDVVLIAGKGHEDYQIIGTDRIHFDDREVARAILEGS, encoded by the coding sequence ATGAGACTTCGGGAGTTGTCACAGTGGCTAGACGCTGACCGGAATCTCGACGCGGACGTCGAGGTGGTGTCGGCTGTCGAAGATTCGCGCCGGGTAGCTCCCGGCGCGGTTTTCGTCGCGGTTCAGGGCGAACACAGCGACGGGCACCTGCACGCGGCGGAGGCGGTGGTCCGCGGGGCCGTAGCGGTGATTGGAGACCGGGCGGGCGTGGAGGAGTTGGCCGGTCTCCCCTATTTTTGTGTGCCGAATCCCCGGCGGACTCTTGGGGTGCTGGCTCACCTGCTCGCGGGGGACCCTTCGAAATCCATGACGGTTATCGGGATCACGGGCACGAACGGGAAATCCAGCACGGCGCTCCTGACGCAGCATGTACTGAACGCCTGCGGGCGTTCCGCGGCCTGCTTTGGCACTCTGGGATACTCGATAGGGGGAAGAACCCTGCCCGCCAAACACACCACGCCTTTTGGAGACGAGCTTGCGGACATGTTTCGCCGCGCGCGCCAGGCGCAACATACGCACGTGGTCATGGAGGTCAGTTCTCATTCATTGGCCCAGGAACGCGTGGCGGGCATCGACTTCGATGTTGCCGCATTCACCAACCTTACCCAGGACCACCTGGATTTTCATCGCGATATGGAGGCCTACGGCGCGGCCAAGCGTTTGTTGTTCGAGCAGATCGAGGGTCCTGGACGATTCACGGTGGTGAATCTTGAGGACCCGGCAGCGGAATCGTTCATCCATGCTTCCAAGGCGCCTTGCTTCACCTATGGCAAAGGCGGCGACGTGAGGGCGGTTGGCGTGCGGGCAGCCGGGCCCGGTACGGTGTTTCGCCTGGATTCGCCCTGGGGGCAGGCGGAGGTCTCCGTCGGACTGGTAGGCAAGCACAATGTGCTCAACGTCTTGTGCACGATTGCGCTCTGTGGGGGGCTGGAATTGCCCATTCCCGAGGTAGTCAACGGCCTTGCGAGCGCCCCCCGCATCCCCGGCCGCTTCGAACGTGTTGTCGCGGGGCAAGCCTTTGAAGTGATCGTCGATTATGCGCACACCGAAGACGGTTTGCGGAACGTGTTGGAAGCTGCCCGGGCCATTTGCAGGGGACGCCTGATAGTGGTGTTTGGGTGTGGCGGCGACCGCGACCGGGGAAAGCGTCCCAAGATGGGCGCTGCGGCGGGCGAATTGTCCAATTACAGCATCATCACCTCGGACAATCCCAGAACCGAGGATCCGGAAAAGATCCTTCTTGACATCGAGGTGGGCATTCGGCGCGCGGGGAAGAACAAACCGGATGACTACCGTATCGTGCTGGACCGGGCCGAGGCGATTCGGGAGGGCATTGCGCTGGCGCGGGCCGGCGACGTTGTGCTCATAGCGGGCAAAGGTCACGAGGACTACCAGATCATCGGCACTGATAGGATTCATTTCGACGATCGCGAAGTTGCGCGCGCAATACTTGAAGGGAGCTGA